Proteins encoded within one genomic window of Cucumis sativus cultivar 9930 chromosome 3, Cucumber_9930_V3, whole genome shotgun sequence:
- the LOC101212429 gene encoding uncharacterized protein LOC101212429 isoform X1, which translates to MLMGNNSREDIMDLDLNQEPLDQSYDSVLGLDTILNDLETAHGRIEERIRQLEAVTTRATRRQRWRHAPTVTEPAETPAAYAHLERHETVDDSAAAQQRILHSEKTSKKNGPHLVAKALGMDSEPKATGNKMGSLFDCNICLDVAKDPILTCCGHLFCWSCFYQLSYVHSNAKECPECQGEVTDTSIIPIYGHGNGNRAQKSKPNDSGLKVPPRPRAQRIESMRQQILFRGTSSSIIEERIQQISNMIGAMGEQSRSQNFDVTHGRIERTNLLGRRRRATQYASQALPVPENENSQQNRSLQVSRLLLQGAASFSSLSSALNSAMDSAERLVEDLETYIHNHSAGRSRPHSLPNNLNNGDSLSGIVPTVQSDGIAPDPVGGITFLVPQFESSSRSMDIATNIERLENQTSNATEFDRIILPSPSTRRRSELPRRSDVDNQILQERRRRRLG; encoded by the coding sequence AGAACGCATTCGACAACTTGAAGCCGTTACGACGAGGGCTACACGGCGACAGAGATGGCGACATGCTCCGACTGTTACTGAACCTGCTGAAACTCCAGCAGCTTATGCTCACCTTGAAAGACATGAGACTGTTGATGATAGTGCTGCTGCTCAACAAAGAATACTTCATTCAGAGAAAACTAGTAAAAAGAATGGGCCTCATCTGGTTGCCAAAGCATTGGGGATGGATTCAGAGCCAAAGGCCACTGGAAACAAGATGGGAAGTCTTTTCGATTGTAATATATGCTTGGATGTCGCCAAGGATCCAATATTGACATGTTGTGGTCACTTATTTTGTTGGTCTTGCTTTTATCAGTTATCTTATGTTCATTCAAATGCTAAGGAATGCCCTGAATGTCAAGGTGAAGTAACAGACACAAGCATCATTCCAATCTATGGCCATGGGAATGGTAATCGTGCCCAAAAGTCAAAGCCTAATGATTCTGGTTTGAAGGTTCCTCCCAGGCCACGTGCGCAAAGGATTGAGAGTATGAGGCAGCAAATTTTATTCCGAGGGACATCGTCTTCTATCATTGAAGAAAGGATTCAGCAGATTAGTAACATGATCGGTGCAATGGGGGAGCAATCTCGGTCGCAGAATTTTGATGTTACACATGGAAGGATTGAGAGGACTAATTTGTTGGGCCGGAGGCGTCGTGCCACCCAATATGCCTCCCAAGCATTACCTGTTCCTGAGAACGAGAACAGTCAGCAAAATCGATCCCTTCAAGTTTCTAGATTGCTGCTGCAAGGTGCTGCCtcattttcatctctctcaTCTGCTTTGAATTCTGCAATGGACTCTGCTGAAAGATTAGTTGAGGACCTTGAGACATACATTCACAATCATAGTGCAGGTAGAAGCCGCCCACACTCTCTTCCTAACAATCTTAACAATGGAGATTCCTTGTCCGGTATCGTTCCAACTGTGCAATCGGATGGTATTGCCCCAGATCCTGTTGGTGGAATCACCTTTCTGGTTCCCCAGTTTGAGTCATCTTCTAGAAGTATGGATATCGCTACAAATATTGAACGTCTAGAAAACCAGACCAGTAATGCTACTGAATTTGATCGAATAATACTCCCATCTCCATCAACCAGAAGGAGGAGTGAGTTACCACGACGGTCAGATGTGGACAACCAAATTTTACAGGAGCGAAGGAGGAGGAGACTGGGATAA